The following are from one region of the Vitis riparia cultivar Riparia Gloire de Montpellier isolate 1030 chromosome 14, EGFV_Vit.rip_1.0, whole genome shotgun sequence genome:
- the LOC117929673 gene encoding uncharacterized protein LOC117929673 codes for MFPLMNHKRDNPKLVDSEGNKPNPNCGNPKPSQNPEEAHKSMATIAAVSSLSSICKTSIHCHGASRHSSSSMKFPVHRNCAANCFGRLTVKNENRSHGSRKIRSVAEETLVPEEEGEEGSSVDQPVSVPVSPSDILTMFFQAEGTMNETAIPTVTKALEETEGITTLKVQVVEGIASVALTKQTTVQATGVASSLVETIQGSGFKLQTLNLSFEDEEEIIE; via the exons ATGTTCCCGTTGATGAACCATAAACGTGATAACCCAAAGCTTGTGGATAGCGAGGGAAATAAACCGAACCCCAACTGTGGAAACCCAAAACCCTCCCAAAATCCTGAGGAAGCCCACAAATCAATGGCTACGATTGCTGCAGTTTCCTCTCTATCTTCAATCTGCAAAACCAGCATCCACTGCCATGGAGCTTCCcgccattcttcttcttctatgaAGTTTCCGGTTCACAGAAACTGTGCCGCCAATTGTTTCGGCCGTTTAACAGTGAAGAATGAGAACCGGTCCCACGGAAGCAGAAAGATTAGGTCGGTTGCAGAAGAAACCCTAGTTccagaagaagaaggagaagaagggtCATCGGTCGACCAGCCCGTTTCGGTCCCGGTCTCGCCTTCTGACATCCTCACCATGTTCTTTCAG GCTGAAGGGACCATGAATGAAACAGCTATTCCTACAGTGACCAAGGCTTTAGAG GAAACAGAAGGCATTACCACTTTGAAGGTTCAGGTTGTTGAGGGTATTGCAAGTGTTGCG TTAACAAAACAGACGACAGTACAAGCTACTGGCGTGGCTTCTAGTTTGGTTGAGACCATACAAGGTTCAGGCTTCAAGTTACAGACATTGAATTTGAGTTTTGAGGATGAAGAGGAGATCATTGAGTAG